From Candidatus Cybelea sp., a single genomic window includes:
- the nuoK gene encoding NADH-quinone oxidoreductase subunit NuoK, which produces MSVPIGDYVALASVMFFIGVIGVIVRRNPLVMLMAVELMFNAANLLLVAFARLWVANAGHIFAFIVITVAAAEAAIGLAIIVTTFRPEKYVDVDDVRTLHG; this is translated from the coding sequence ATGAGCGTTCCCATCGGCGACTACGTCGCACTCGCCTCGGTCATGTTTTTCATCGGCGTGATCGGCGTGATCGTCCGCCGCAATCCGCTCGTCATGCTGATGGCCGTCGAGCTGATGTTCAACGCCGCCAACCTGCTGCTGGTCGCATTCGCCCGGCTCTGGGTTGCTAACGCGGGGCATATTTTTGCCTTCATCGTCATCACCGTTGCGGCCGCGGAGGCCGCCATCGGGCTGGCGATCATCGTCACGACGTTCCGCCCCGAAAAATACGTCGACGTCGACGACGTGAGGACGCTCCATGGCTGA
- a CDS encoding NADH-quinone oxidoreductase subunit J, giving the protein MIAFWVLGTILIASAVWTITARKPVHSVVGLLLNFATLAVLYVTLSAEFLAVIQIIVYSGAILILFVFVIALLSSGVAPFAMGPDRLPKIWIPGAIFTLCALGFLVYAVSNVHSSAAPAVGPVGAANVFGSVGDFGKALFTIQLLPFEVTALVLMVAVIGVITLGGEQMSDAEGHRGQVRSDRQMREAILREGKG; this is encoded by the coding sequence ATGATTGCATTTTGGGTGCTCGGAACGATACTGATCGCCAGTGCCGTGTGGACGATTACGGCCCGCAAGCCCGTCCATAGCGTCGTTGGGCTGCTGCTCAACTTCGCGACGCTGGCGGTGCTCTACGTAACGCTCTCCGCCGAGTTTCTCGCGGTCATCCAAATCATCGTCTACTCCGGGGCGATCCTGATACTCTTCGTCTTCGTGATCGCGCTTTTGAGCAGCGGGGTCGCGCCCTTTGCGATGGGGCCCGACCGCTTGCCGAAGATCTGGATTCCGGGTGCGATCTTTACGCTCTGCGCTCTGGGCTTTCTGGTCTACGCCGTCTCGAACGTTCACTCTAGCGCGGCGCCGGCCGTCGGTCCGGTCGGCGCGGCCAATGTTTTCGGAAGCGTCGGAGATTTCGGCAAGGCGCTCTTTACCATTCAACTGCTGCCCTTCGAGGTCACGGCGCTGGTTCTGATGGTGGCCGTCATCGGCGTCATCACCCTGGGCGGCGAACAGATGAGCGATGCCGAGGGGCACCGCGGCCAGGTAAGGAGCGATCGCCAGATGCGCGAGGCGATCCTGCGCGAGGGCAAAGGCTGA